In one Deltaproteobacteria bacterium genomic region, the following are encoded:
- a CDS encoding ABC transporter substrate-binding protein: MKQHSQSGGSGCPVDPRAVRVRGGGFRRGLFAAAALLAALAVLLLPASPALAQTANPALAELIKAAAAEKELTMLQGGRYGDTEFWDEVEAAMNAKYGINVDLQGTAGGPNMSQVTSRLLQEHKQGRSPASTDIMIASGRNQLKLASAGALMELDWRKYIPDIRDDEIATDGTGALVGIGVIVAAYNPNVIKPADVPKSLEDVTDPKFKGLIAATTYGSGWPQITLNLGAEKVEKVLSTIAANGNLAGNINGDLQR, translated from the coding sequence GGGCGGTTTTCGTCGCGGACTCTTCGCTGCCGCCGCCCTGCTGGCGGCGCTCGCGGTCCTGCTGCTGCCGGCTTCGCCGGCACTCGCCCAGACTGCCAACCCGGCGCTTGCCGAGCTCATCAAGGCGGCCGCGGCCGAGAAGGAGCTCACGATGCTCCAGGGCGGCCGGTACGGCGACACCGAGTTCTGGGACGAGGTGGAAGCGGCCATGAACGCCAAGTATGGCATCAACGTAGATCTCCAGGGCACGGCGGGAGGCCCCAACATGTCCCAGGTGACGTCCAGGCTCCTGCAAGAGCACAAGCAGGGCCGATCCCCCGCCTCCACCGACATCATGATCGCCTCGGGCCGGAACCAGCTTAAGCTGGCTTCCGCGGGCGCCCTCATGGAATTGGACTGGCGCAAGTACATCCCCGACATCAGGGATGACGAGATTGCCACCGACGGCACCGGCGCGTTGGTTGGCATCGGCGTGATCGTCGCGGCCTACAACCCCAACGTCATCAAGCCGGCAGACGTGCCCAAGTCCCTGGAGGACGTTACCGACCCGAAGTTCAAGGGGCTCATCGCCGCGACCACGTACGGTTCCGGCTGGCCGCAGATCACCCTGAACCTGGGCGCCGAAAAGGTGGAGAAGGTGCTGTCGACCATCGCCGCCAACGGCAACCTCGCCGGCAACATCAACGGCGACCTGCAGCG